GGTCCCCTCCGCCTCCAGCAGGTGGATGCGGGAGAGGTTGCGGCGGGCGATGGCGTTGTGGGGGTCCAGCTCCAGCGCGCGCGTGTAGGCCTCGCGGGCCTCGGCGTAGCGTCCCAGCTCCAGGAGGGCCTTCCCCAGACGGTTGTAGGCCTCTACCTCTTCAGGGAACGCCTCCACGATGGCCCGGTTCACCAGGGCCGCCTCCTCCCAGCGGCCCTCCCGGGCCAGGCGAATGGCCAGCTCCGTCTGCTGACGCAGAAGGGAACGTTGCTCCAGCTCGTTGACCATAAGGTTCTCGGCCTCCCTCCTTGACCGCCCGCCTTTTATACAGGGTGTCGGGCGCAAGTGCAAGCCCTCGCCGCCTGCAGAAGTCATACGACGGGACAGGCGAGGAGGTTCCGATGGGGGGATGGTCGGGGTGGGCGGATTTGAACCGCCGACCTCACGGACCCGAACCGTGCGCTCTGCCAGGCTGAGCTACACCCCGGCCCAACCTGGATGTTAGCAGAGGGGCCGTCGCCCTGTCGAGGGTTGCAGGCGCTCCCGCAGGGCCTCGGCCAGGGCGAGGGCGAGAAAACGGGGCAGGCGCGTCGCCTGACGGCCCAGGCGTCGGTGGGGCTCTCTGGCCAGCCGGTAGCACCACTCCAGCCCCAGCGCCCGCACCGGCCGCGGCGGCGGCGGCATCCGCCCGGCGATGTAGTCCAGGGCGCCTCCTACCCCCACCGCCACCTCGACCCCCAAGGCCTCCAACCGCCGACGGTGCTCCCAGCACCACAGCTCCTGCTTGGGCATGCCCAGGGCCACGCACAGGGCCCGGGCACCGGAGCGGCGGATGCGTCCCAGGATCTCCCGCTCCACCTCTGCCGGGAAGCGGTGGCTGGGCGAGAAGGGCGGGGCAAAGCCGTCTACCGCCAGACGTGGGAAGCGCTCCAGCAGCCTCCGCGAGGCCTCGGCCAGCACCGCCGGAGTGGCCCCCAACAGGAACAGGCGCGCCCCCTCGGCCGCGCAGATCCCCGCCAGATCCCAGACCAGCTCCGCCCCGGGCAGCCTCTCAACGTTGTCGACCCCCTTCAGGGCCAGGGCCAGGGCCACGCCGGCCCCGTCCACCAGGTTGAGGCCAGCGCCATTGATGGCACAACGATAGAGGGGGTCGGCAGCAGCGATGGCCAGGCACTCGGCGTTGACGGTGACGGCCCACAAGAGGCCAGAGCCAGGCTCGCGGAGCCGCTCCCCCACCAGCTCCAGCACCTGGCGTCGCGACGCCAGGTCGATGCGCACTCCCAGCAGCGACACTCGCCTCGTCACAGGCCCAACTCCTCCAGCAAGGGGCGGAAGGCCACGTCGGGCACATACAGCCTCTGCACCAGCTCCCGGCCCGCCTCGGCCAGCTCCTGCCATAGGGCAGGCGAGGAGAGCAGACGGGCCACCGCCTCTGCCAGCTCTCGGGGCCCCTCGGCCACGAGCAGGTGTCGCCCCGGGAGCACCTGCAGCCCGCGAGCACCATCGGGGGTGGCGGCCACCGGCAGGCCCCTGGCCAGGGCGTTGAGGACCTTGACCTTGGTGCCGGCGCCCCCCAGCACCGGCTCCAGGAATGCCCGCGCCGAGCGGTAGAGGGCCTCTTCCCCATCCTCGTCCACAGCCCCGATCAGCTCCACCCCCTTGCGGGAGCGGGCCAGGGAGGACAGCCAGGCGGGAGGGCCGTTGCCTGCCACCGTCAGGGTCGAACCGGGAAGCAACCGCTGCAGGTGCGGCAGGCCCTCCGTCAGGAAGAGGCGCAGGCCCCGCTGATTGGGCCGCCAGGAGAGAGTGCCCAGGTAGACGGCCCGCGGCTCCGCCTCCTGATAGCGCAGGGGGGGACGCCCCAGCAGGCCCGGTGCGGGGACGTTGGGCAGGACGCCTGCCCGCCCCTCCGGCAGTCCCAGGGCCAGCAGCTCCCGAAGCTCCTCCTCGGAGACGACGAAGACCCGGTGAAAGCGCCGCACCTGGGCCGCCTCGTAGCGGCGCAGCCTGCGAGCCTCCAGGGCCACTGCCCAGCGTCGCAGCGGGTCGCGCTCCAGCTGCGCCTCGCGCCGCCACATCAGGCTCTCGACGTTGTGGAGGTGTAGCAGCCGCCGCCCCGTGAAGTCGTCCGGGACGTAGGCGGCGGAGTATATGTGGTCGGCGACTATGGCGTCGAAGCCCCCCTCCAGCAGGCCCCGCACCTGCCACGCCACCGTCGCGCTCCAGTTGCGGTAGACGCTCAGGGGAAGGCCCAGCGCCAGGCTGCGCAGGAAGCTGCCCAGGCCGCGGGGCCGTGGAAGAGGCGCCTCTCCCTTCTGGGCGGCCAGACCGGCGAGACAGACCACCTCCACCCGTGCCCAGCGCTGCAGGTGCTCCACCAGGGCACGGGTCTTGATGAGGCCGCCCCCACGGGCTGGCCAGGGCGGCTGCGGCGTGATGAACAGGACCCTCAAGCCACTCCCCTCCCCCGGGGGAGCGACAGCCATGCCCTCGGCCCCCAGGTGGCCAGCGCCCACCCGCCTAGCAGGAAGTAGGGCGCCACCCCCGTCACTCCCGAGGCCGACTCGGTGAACCAGGACGCCACCAGCAGCCCCAGGTGCGCCCAACCCAGCGCCACCACCAGGGCAGACAGGTCTCCCTCCTGGCGCAGGCCGGCGCCGACGAGGCCCACGACGAGGGCCACAGCGAAGGCGGCCCACAGCAAGAGCCCGGGCAGGCCCAGCTGGGCGGCCATGGCGCCGATGGTGCTTTCCCCTCCCACCTCCGGCGCCTCGCTCCAGACCCCTGCCTGTCCCAGGCCCCGGCCCAGGGGCGAGCGGAGGGCCTCCTCCAGCCCCTCCCTGAGTCCCTGCAGGTGCCTCGAAGCCCCCTCGGCGGCGCTGCCGGGCGGATGGTCGAAGGCGGGGGGAGGGCTGCCAGCGATGGCCCCTTCGGGGGTCCCCGGGATGGCCTGGGGCGGCGGCATATTGGCCGACCAAAGCAGGAAGTCCTCCACCTGAGCGCGGGCGGGGAGGTGAGAGGCCGAGAAGACGGCCAGTCCCGACGCCAGCGCTGCCCCGACCAGGGCCGGGACCACCAGCGGGGCCAGGAAGGCGCCGAGGGCACGCCCTGACGTCCTCGCCCGGCGCCGCCAGGCCTGACCGGCCCATGTCGCCGCCGACAGGCCCGTTCCCGCCAGGGAGGCCAGCACTCCGCCCCGTCCGGTGGTGAACAGGAGGGCGGCCGCCAGCAGCGGCAAGACGGCGGCCCAGGCCCATCGTCCCCGGCCGCGGGCCGCCAGCATCAGCCCCGACGTCAGCGTCACTGCCAGGGCCAGGGCGAAGGCCAGGGTGGTGGGCTCCACGAAGGTGGAGACCAGACGCCGCACAGGCACCTCCAGGGGTAGCGACACCAGCACGCCGTCCGGCAGGCCCCGGTATACGAACACCCAGTCGGGGGGGATAGCGCCCGCCTCCGCCAGCCTGCGATAGAGGTCTACCGATGGCACCGATGAGGTCCAGAAGGACGGTGGCAGGACAAATCGCTCCACCAGGCCGAAGGCGGCCACGGCTGCCATCAACGCCAGAAACGCCACGGCTGCCCGTCGCCAGGCGACGCCATCGGGCCAGAGGAGGCGGCCAGCCAGATAGAGGAGACAGGGCGCCCACCAGCGCCGGAGATAGGTCAGTCGGTCTTCGAACGGGGCGCTGGAGACCAGGAAGTGGAGGCCCACCAGCGCCAGGAAGGCCAGGGCCAGCAGGTCGGGCCAGGTGAGGGCGAGGCGCTGGCCAGCCAGTGCCCTGCGGGTCGCCGCCGTCAGCCCTGCCGCCAGCAGGGCGAGATACATGGCCTCTTTGTATGCCAGGAGGGCCTGGACGGCCTCGCCCTCGGCGTGGGGTGCCACCAGGGCGGCCGCTGTCCGCTGGGTAGCCACCCAGAGCAGGAAGGCGCCCACGGGCAGCAGTGGCCTGCGCTCCAGGGCCAGGCACACCGCGCCGAAGCAGGCTGCGCCCAGGGCGACAGCGGCCCATACAGCCTCTGGCGACGCGAGGCGGGCGGCGAAGGCCACCGGCAACGCCAGGACGAGGGCCAGGGCCGCGGCGCCCGCCACCTCCAGGGCCAGGGGCGAGACCCGGGCCTGCGCCAGCCCTCGCACGGCCGTCATGGCAGTCCACCGCCCCTCAGCGGGCGCCGCGCTTGCTGAGCACCAGCCCCACCGTCCGCAGCAGGATCATCAGGTCGCGGCGCAGGGGGTGGTAGCGCACGTAGTCTAGGTCGAACATGATCTTCTCGTGGTAGGTGAGGTCGGAGCGGCCGTTGACCTGGGCCAGGCCGGTCATGCCTGGCTTCACCTTGTGTCGCTGGTGGTAGTGGGGAGGCCAGAGGGCCACGATCTCGGGCACATCGGGCCGGGGGCCTACGAGGCTCATGTCCCCCCGCAACACGTTCAGCAACTGGGGCAACTCGTCCACGGTGGTGACCCGCAGCACGCGGCCGATGGGACGGGCGCGGCGATTGGGGCCCGGCGGGCTGAGGAGCTGCTGCCGCAGGTCGCCCCGCGGCAGCCGCTCGTTCAGGTCGTCCTCGGCACCCTCCGCCAGGGTGCGGAACTTGTAGAAGGTGAAGATGCGCCCGTCCTTGCCTACTCGCTTCTGGCGCAGCAGCACTGGCCCGGGCGAGTCCAGCTTGATGAGTACGCAGGCCAGCAGCCAGATGGGCCACAGGACTGCCATCAGGAGGATGGCGACGCTCACGTCCAGCAGGCGCTTGGCCCTGGGCGTGGGGTATACGGGCACCTCGAAGTCGGCCTGCATGGGCGCACCGGGAGCAGGGGACGGGGCAGCGCCCCGCTGGTCTACTCGCTGACCTAATCGACGATAGCATACCAGTCCCTGCCCTTGCCTGCTATGTGGCCCTCCCCTATCCTTGGCAAATGACGATGGCCCCCCCGGACCTGGCACCGGACGTGGACGTGGCCGTGGTGGGGGCGGGGGTGGTGGGCCTGGCAGTGGCTGCCACCCTCGCCCCTCGCTGCCGC
This genomic interval from Dehalococcoidia bacterium contains the following:
- a CDS encoding WecB/TagA/CpsF family glycosyltransferase, with the translated sequence MTRRVSLLGVRIDLASRRQVLELVGERLREPGSGLLWAVTVNAECLAIAAADPLYRCAINGAGLNLVDGAGVALALALKGVDNVERLPGAELVWDLAGICAAEGARLFLLGATPAVLAEASRRLLERFPRLAVDGFAPPFSPSHRFPAEVEREILGRIRRSGARALCVALGMPKQELWCWEHRRRLEALGVEVAVGVGGALDYIAGRMPPPPRPVRALGLEWCYRLAREPHRRLGRQATRLPRFLALALAEALRERLQPSTGRRPLC
- a CDS encoding glycosyltransferase family 4 protein, whose protein sequence is MRVLFITPQPPWPARGGGLIKTRALVEHLQRWARVEVVCLAGLAAQKGEAPLPRPRGLGSFLRSLALGLPLSVYRNWSATVAWQVRGLLEGGFDAIVADHIYSAAYVPDDFTGRRLLHLHNVESLMWRREAQLERDPLRRWAVALEARRLRRYEAAQVRRFHRVFVVSEEELRELLALGLPEGRAGVLPNVPAPGLLGRPPLRYQEAEPRAVYLGTLSWRPNQRGLRLFLTEGLPHLQRLLPGSTLTVAGNGPPAWLSSLARSRKGVELIGAVDEDGEEALYRSARAFLEPVLGGAGTKVKVLNALARGLPVAATPDGARGLQVLPGRHLLVAEGPRELAEAVARLLSSPALWQELAEAGRELVQRLYVPDVAFRPLLEELGL
- a CDS encoding sugar transferase; its protein translation is MQADFEVPVYPTPRAKRLLDVSVAILLMAVLWPIWLLACVLIKLDSPGPVLLRQKRVGKDGRIFTFYKFRTLAEGAEDDLNERLPRGDLRQQLLSPPGPNRRARPIGRVLRVTTVDELPQLLNVLRGDMSLVGPRPDVPEIVALWPPHYHQRHKVKPGMTGLAQVNGRSDLTYHEKIMFDLDYVRYHPLRRDLMILLRTVGLVLSKRGAR